One genomic window of Luteitalea pratensis includes the following:
- a CDS encoding TonB-dependent receptor — MRKVSEMRMLLQYLRPCQGLVLALLCVIGLTSPALAQDPRGSIAGRVVDSSGGALPGTTVTVTNTATGTANTAVTNEEGGYSIPFITPGSYDILVELTGFKRAERKAVEVRIADRLELDFKLEIGGLEETITVEGGTPLLDTRSASQGQVIDEKRIEMMPLSDGNPFTLTRLAAGTVFTGDLKFARPFDNGGTSATTSNGAAGGNEFTLDGSPNMANGRRVAFTPPAGAVQEFKVETATFDAQQGHTAGATINVTMKAGTNQFHGDGYYHYRDETLAKNDFFLERAGRPKDTLEYKRFGGTFGGPVDLGFYNGRNKTFFFSAFEWLYDQFPEPTQVTVPSEAQRNGDFSALLPLGIQIFDPATAQVVNGQVRRTAFPGNIIPANRINNVAREILKYYPLPNQQGNAQGQNNYIANNPRGDDFYSMNFRGDHQFNNNNKMFARYSRNNRTEYRGAWTGEQNGVTPTGNYLFRINDAVTGDHVWTMSPTTVLNLRGSWSKFQEPSKRQHQDIFDPASLGFSSQTTALFPTDVKYFPRIQFPSNNIYEPLGDSYAGGTNFDILTFQPTVTKFFGNHSVRAGYDFRRYRQPMTPSYHAAGRYEFGRDYTNGGTDLGNAVIGQELAAFLLGLPSGTNSAIEIAPDSSNTSVYQGVFVQDDWKVNSRLTVNLGLRYEYEGAPTEADNANVRGFDPTANLNVTAAARAAYAQRPVVELPASQFNPVGGVLYATDSNPGFWNTDKNNWQPRVSAAYQMNDRTVVRGGWAIYTVPFLFDTAFFQPGYAQSTPVVASNDSGLTFQANLTNPFPGGVTQPAGNSNGVNTFVGQNLSRYTMNVDASNGQAMRWAISVQHEIFAKWVVEAGYTGNHGYDISVDTDINQIPVQFLSTSPTRDAALIANLAQPVANPFAGLLPGTGLNTANVARSQLLRPFPQFTQVQSRNFDGTSSYQSGQFRLERRFSDGYSFLATYTASRFTERASWLNAQEGAVGIYEERPSTNDVPHRVVLNGILELPFGNGRRWGNDWNGLLNAIAGGWNVSAIWQWQTGRPLNPALGNVYYNGDINQLTTDYSVDVSQPVFDVSGFYFSDIPESQRISDPRINLEQNYRTLPSRPAKLRGQQQNLLDMSVVKRFDITQTVRAQLHLEVYNAFNQVFYGDPEMSPRSANFGKVTSQSNVPLNLQIGFRVSF, encoded by the coding sequence ATGCGAAAGGTCTCGGAGATGCGGATGCTCCTGCAATACCTACGCCCGTGTCAGGGTCTCGTCCTGGCCCTGTTGTGCGTGATTGGCCTCACTTCTCCTGCGCTGGCGCAGGATCCTCGCGGCTCGATTGCCGGCCGCGTGGTCGACTCCTCCGGTGGTGCCCTTCCGGGCACCACCGTCACGGTCACCAACACGGCGACGGGCACCGCGAACACCGCGGTCACCAACGAAGAGGGTGGCTACTCCATCCCGTTCATCACACCCGGTAGCTACGACATTCTTGTCGAACTCACCGGCTTCAAGCGCGCGGAGCGAAAGGCCGTCGAGGTGCGGATCGCCGATCGCCTCGAGCTGGACTTCAAGCTCGAGATCGGCGGCCTCGAGGAGACGATCACCGTCGAGGGCGGCACGCCGCTGCTCGACACGCGCTCGGCGTCGCAGGGGCAGGTCATCGACGAGAAGCGCATCGAGATGATGCCGCTGTCGGATGGCAACCCATTCACGCTGACGCGCCTCGCGGCCGGCACCGTCTTCACCGGTGACCTCAAGTTCGCGCGCCCGTTCGACAACGGCGGCACGTCGGCGACCACGAGCAATGGGGCGGCCGGCGGCAACGAGTTCACGCTCGATGGCTCGCCGAACATGGCCAACGGACGCCGCGTCGCCTTCACACCGCCGGCGGGCGCCGTGCAGGAGTTCAAGGTGGAGACCGCCACGTTCGATGCGCAGCAGGGGCACACGGCCGGCGCGACCATCAACGTGACGATGAAGGCCGGCACCAACCAGTTCCACGGCGACGGCTACTACCACTACCGCGACGAGACGCTCGCCAAGAACGACTTTTTTCTCGAGCGCGCCGGCCGTCCGAAGGACACCCTCGAGTACAAGCGTTTCGGCGGCACGTTCGGCGGTCCGGTCGATCTGGGCTTCTACAACGGCCGCAACAAGACCTTCTTCTTCTCGGCGTTCGAGTGGCTGTACGACCAGTTTCCGGAGCCGACGCAGGTCACGGTGCCCAGCGAGGCGCAGCGCAACGGCGACTTCTCGGCGCTCCTGCCGCTCGGCATCCAGATCTTCGACCCCGCCACTGCCCAAGTCGTCAACGGGCAGGTGCGCCGGACGGCCTTCCCGGGCAACATCATCCCGGCCAATCGCATCAACAACGTCGCCCGCGAAATCCTGAAGTACTACCCGCTGCCGAACCAGCAGGGCAACGCGCAGGGGCAGAACAACTACATCGCCAACAACCCGCGTGGTGACGACTTCTACTCGATGAACTTCCGTGGCGACCACCAGTTCAACAACAACAACAAGATGTTCGCCCGCTACTCGCGTAACAACCGCACGGAGTACCGCGGTGCCTGGACCGGCGAGCAGAACGGTGTGACGCCAACCGGCAACTACCTGTTCCGCATCAACGACGCGGTGACCGGCGACCACGTCTGGACGATGAGCCCGACGACGGTGCTGAACCTGCGCGGCAGCTGGTCGAAGTTCCAGGAACCGAGCAAGCGGCAGCACCAGGACATCTTCGACCCCGCGTCGCTCGGCTTCTCGTCCCAGACCACCGCGCTGTTCCCGACCGACGTCAAATACTTTCCGCGCATCCAGTTCCCGAGCAATAATATCTACGAGCCGCTCGGTGACTCGTATGCCGGGGGCACGAACTTCGACATCTTGACGTTCCAGCCGACGGTGACGAAGTTCTTCGGCAACCACTCGGTGCGCGCGGGCTACGACTTCCGCCGCTACCGCCAGCCGATGACACCGAGCTACCACGCCGCGGGCCGCTACGAGTTCGGGCGCGACTACACCAACGGCGGCACCGACCTCGGCAACGCCGTCATCGGCCAGGAACTGGCGGCGTTCCTCCTCGGCCTGCCGTCTGGTACCAACAGCGCCATCGAGATCGCACCGGATAGCAGCAACACGAGCGTCTACCAGGGCGTGTTCGTGCAGGACGACTGGAAGGTCAACAGCAGGCTGACCGTGAACCTCGGCCTGCGCTACGAATACGAAGGCGCACCCACCGAAGCCGACAACGCCAACGTGCGCGGCTTCGACCCCACGGCGAACCTCAACGTCACCGCGGCGGCTCGCGCCGCGTACGCGCAGCGGCCAGTCGTGGAGTTGCCGGCGAGCCAGTTCAACCCCGTGGGCGGTGTGCTGTACGCGACCGACAGCAATCCCGGCTTCTGGAATACCGACAAGAACAACTGGCAACCGCGCGTCAGTGCCGCCTACCAGATGAACGACCGGACGGTGGTGCGTGGCGGCTGGGCGATTTACACGGTGCCCTTCCTGTTCGACACCGCCTTCTTCCAGCCGGGCTACGCCCAGTCGACGCCGGTGGTCGCCTCAAACGACAGCGGCCTGACGTTCCAGGCCAACCTGACCAACCCGTTCCCGGGTGGCGTGACCCAGCCGGCCGGCAATTCCAACGGCGTGAACACGTTCGTCGGCCAGAACCTGAGCCGCTACACGATGAACGTGGACGCCAGCAACGGGCAGGCGATGCGTTGGGCCATCAGCGTGCAGCACGAGATCTTCGCCAAGTGGGTGGTCGAAGCGGGCTACACGGGCAACCACGGGTACGACATCAGTGTCGACACCGACATCAACCAGATCCCGGTGCAGTTCCTCTCGACGAGCCCGACGCGCGACGCCGCGCTGATCGCAAACCTGGCGCAGCCCGTGGCCAACCCTTTCGCGGGCCTGCTGCCGGGCACGGGCCTGAACACTGCCAACGTCGCGCGCAGCCAGCTGCTGCGTCCGTTCCCGCAGTTCACGCAGGTGCAGAGCCGCAACTTCGACGGCACGAGCAGCTACCAGTCGGGGCAGTTTCGCCTCGAGCGGCGGTTCTCCGACGGCTACTCGTTCCTGGCGACGTACACGGCCTCGCGCTTCACCGAGCGTGCTTCCTGGCTGAACGCGCAGGAAGGCGCAGTGGGCATCTACGAGGAACGCCCTTCGACCAACGACGTTCCTCACCGCGTCGTCCTCAACGGCATCCTCGAACTGCCGTTCGGCAACGGCCGCCGCTGGGGCAATGACTGGAATGGCCTCCTGAACGCGATCGCCGGCGGCTGGAACGTGTCGGCGATCTGGCAGTGGCAGACCGGCCGTCCACTGAATCCGGCGCTCGGCAACGTCTACTACAACGGCGACATCAACCAGCTCACGACCGACTACTCGGTGGACGTATCGCAGCCGGTGTTCGACGTGAGCGGCTTCTACTTCAGTGATATCCCCGAGTCGCAGCGAATCAGCGACCCGCGCATCAACCTGGAGCAGAACTACCGCACGCTGCCCAGCCGCCCGGCGAAGCTGCGCGGCCAGCAGCAGAACCTGCTGGACATGTCGGTGGTCAAGCGCTTCGACATCACCCAGACCGTGCGCGCGCAACTGCATCTCGAGGTGTACAACGCGTTCAACCAGGTGTTCTACGGCGACCCGGAGATGAGCCCGCGAAGTGCCAACTTCGGCAAGGTCACCAGCCAGAGCAACGTGCCGCTGAACCTGCAGATCGGCTTCCGCGTGTCCTTCTGA
- a CDS encoding Gfo/Idh/MocA family protein, producing MNRREFLSSSAAALTATTLVPPSFAAALQPGAPPGKPRRYALVGTGGRGSSMWGKGVKDTWGDTVEFVGLCDPNPKRAEVVRQIIGVDCPVFTDFDAMVKAARPELVAITTVDAHHAEYIVRALDLGLDVITEKPMTIDATQTQAVVDAEKRNKRKIIVGHNMRFSPAHVRIKELMLSKPIGTIHSVDFHWYLDTSHGTDYFRRWHGIKARSGSLWVHKATHHFDYVNWLLDAEPVQVQAYGGIKRYGAAGPFRATNCRTCSHKAECPFYWDMTKSASAMRLYGGEVEKADGYLRDACVFRPEITTYDTMTATVKYSTDVIMSYSLNAYMPIEGYSLCLNGDGGRVEIRSYGGQPFEVASEMEVSVIKAFGTRTKIDVPTAEGEHGGADDVLRNLIFRRPQVPDHLRIPDSRAGAMSALTGIAARTSCEENRPITISELVTF from the coding sequence GTGAATCGCCGCGAATTTCTCTCGTCCTCGGCCGCCGCCCTCACGGCGACCACGCTCGTGCCTCCGTCATTTGCCGCGGCGCTGCAGCCAGGCGCCCCCCCGGGAAAGCCACGCCGGTATGCCCTCGTGGGCACGGGCGGCCGCGGATCGTCCATGTGGGGCAAGGGCGTCAAGGACACGTGGGGTGACACGGTCGAGTTCGTCGGGCTGTGCGACCCCAACCCCAAACGGGCGGAAGTGGTGCGGCAGATCATCGGCGTCGACTGCCCGGTCTTCACCGACTTCGACGCGATGGTGAAGGCAGCCCGGCCCGAGCTCGTCGCGATCACCACCGTCGACGCGCACCACGCCGAGTACATCGTCCGCGCGCTCGACCTGGGCCTCGACGTCATTACGGAGAAGCCGATGACGATCGACGCGACGCAGACGCAGGCCGTCGTCGATGCCGAGAAGCGCAACAAACGCAAGATCATCGTCGGCCACAACATGCGCTTCTCGCCGGCGCATGTACGGATCAAGGAGTTGATGCTCTCGAAGCCGATCGGCACGATTCACTCGGTCGACTTCCACTGGTACCTGGACACGAGCCACGGCACGGACTACTTCCGCCGCTGGCACGGCATCAAGGCCAGGAGCGGCTCGCTCTGGGTGCACAAGGCGACGCACCACTTCGACTACGTGAACTGGCTGCTCGACGCCGAACCGGTGCAGGTGCAGGCCTATGGCGGCATCAAGCGCTACGGTGCGGCCGGTCCATTCCGGGCCACCAACTGCCGCACGTGCTCGCACAAGGCAGAGTGCCCCTTCTACTGGGACATGACCAAGTCGGCTTCGGCGATGCGTCTCTACGGCGGCGAGGTCGAGAAGGCCGATGGCTACCTGCGGGACGCCTGCGTGTTCCGTCCCGAGATCACCACCTACGACACGATGACCGCGACGGTGAAGTACAGCACCGACGTCATCATGTCGTACTCGCTCAACGCCTACATGCCCATCGAGGGCTACTCGCTCTGCCTCAACGGCGACGGCGGACGGGTGGAGATCCGCTCGTACGGCGGCCAGCCGTTCGAGGTCGCGAGCGAGATGGAGGTGTCGGTCATCAAGGCCTTCGGCACGCGCACGAAAATCGACGTCCCGACCGCCGAAGGCGAACATGGTGGCGCCGACGATGTGCTCAGGAACCTGATCTTCCGTCGTCCACAGGTGCCCGACCACCTGCGCATTCCGGACTCCCGCGCCGGCGCCATGTCTGCCCTCACCGGCATTGCCGCGCGGACCAGCTGCGAAGAGAATCGGCCCATCACCATTTCCGAACTGGTCACTTTCTGA
- a CDS encoding Gfo/Idh/MocA family protein has translation MSITRRSFVSSAAAGVAGGLVAGTGADASASVTDGSESRPYQSQSAASRQRIVGANDRVRIGSIGVGGMGRSHLMNFQQHSDVQIVTVCDVWEVNRRRAQKMTEKQAGGAATMEADYRKVIERTDLDAVIVATVDHWHAIPMIMACQSGKDVYVEKPISHNVKEGRVMVNAARKYDRVVQVGTQQRSGLHFQEAIKVVQSGALGKVHRIHSWNVGNQTPAGLGRPADGPPPAGLDWDMWLGPAPKAEFNPNRFIFNFRWFWDYAGGMMTDWGVHLLDLALWAMKQQAPKTVSTVGGNFVLDDNRQTPDTIDAVYEFPGFICTYGNRTGNAYNGAGRGYGIEFYGTDATLFLDRAGFEVIPETGGTAKAPTPQYLSEQEPVLPVWKREWNAPGKARAAGMRAGTSDQNLSHIRNFLDCMRSRQRPNSDIELGHLSTAMCLLGNVSYRTGHKLTWDAAKEECVDDPKANALLTREYRAPYTLPNV, from the coding sequence ATGTCCATCACCCGACGTTCGTTCGTTTCCTCGGCTGCCGCGGGTGTCGCCGGTGGCCTCGTGGCGGGTACCGGCGCGGACGCCTCGGCGAGCGTAACGGACGGCTCGGAGAGCCGTCCCTACCAATCGCAGAGCGCGGCCAGCCGGCAGCGGATCGTCGGCGCCAACGATCGCGTCCGCATCGGATCGATCGGCGTCGGCGGCATGGGCCGTTCGCACCTGATGAATTTCCAGCAACACAGCGACGTGCAGATCGTCACCGTGTGTGACGTGTGGGAGGTGAATCGCCGGCGCGCCCAGAAGATGACCGAGAAGCAGGCCGGCGGCGCCGCGACCATGGAAGCCGACTACCGCAAGGTCATCGAGCGCACGGACCTCGACGCAGTGATCGTGGCGACCGTCGATCACTGGCACGCCATCCCGATGATCATGGCCTGCCAGTCTGGCAAGGACGTCTACGTCGAGAAGCCGATTTCGCACAACGTGAAGGAAGGCCGGGTGATGGTCAACGCGGCGCGCAAGTACGACCGCGTCGTGCAGGTGGGCACGCAGCAGCGATCGGGCCTGCACTTCCAGGAGGCCATCAAGGTGGTCCAGTCGGGCGCGCTCGGCAAGGTCCACCGGATCCACTCCTGGAATGTCGGCAACCAGACGCCGGCGGGACTCGGGCGCCCGGCCGATGGCCCACCGCCAGCCGGCCTCGACTGGGACATGTGGCTCGGTCCAGCCCCGAAGGCGGAGTTCAACCCGAACCGGTTCATCTTCAACTTCCGCTGGTTCTGGGACTACGCGGGCGGGATGATGACCGACTGGGGCGTGCACCTGCTCGATCTCGCGCTATGGGCGATGAAGCAGCAGGCGCCGAAGACGGTGTCCACGGTGGGCGGCAACTTCGTGCTCGACGACAACCGCCAGACGCCGGACACCATCGACGCGGTGTACGAGTTCCCGGGGTTCATCTGCACGTACGGCAATCGCACCGGCAATGCCTACAACGGCGCCGGCCGCGGCTACGGCATCGAGTTCTACGGCACCGACGCCACGCTGTTCCTCGACCGCGCCGGCTTCGAGGTGATCCCGGAGACGGGGGGCACCGCCAAGGCCCCGACGCCGCAGTACCTCTCGGAACAGGAGCCGGTGCTTCCGGTCTGGAAACGTGAGTGGAACGCGCCAGGCAAGGCTCGCGCCGCCGGCATGCGGGCGGGTACGTCCGACCAGAACCTCTCGCACATCCGCAACTTCCTCGACTGCATGCGATCGCGGCAGCGGCCGAACTCGGACATCGAACTCGGCCACCTCTCCACCGCGATGTGCCTGCTCGGCAACGTGTCGTATCGCACGGGGCACAAGCTCACCTGGGACGCCGCGAAGGAAGAGTGCGTGGACGACCCGAAGGCCAACGCCCTGCTGACGCGCGAGTACCGCGCGCCGTACACGCTGCCAAACGTCTGA
- a CDS encoding NADH:flavin oxidoreductase — protein MSHSYPRIAALKTAAQFEAHVTAIGATLPFDVQVQPAPDSPLAAAIETSAGRAGNRFSILPMEGWDGTTDGRPTDLTRRRWQRFGESGAKLIWGGEAFAVRHDGRANPNQLCLGPTSEADLVQLREDLFRGHRGAGLETGDLVVGLQLTHSGRYARPDPDKQPRPLAAYPHPVLDRRVSPDRPVPLLSDDDLDDLSARLVQAAALAQRAGFTFVDIKHCHGYLGHELLSARTREGRFGGDFVGRTRLLRQTVEGIRRDAPGLAIGVRLSAFDTTPFRKGEDEVGEPEAVQADYAYAFGRWDGTAALPDLSDTRAFLTLLTELGVDLVCLSAGSPYYNPHIQRPATFPPSDGYLPPEDPLMSVARQIAVTAALKQDFPTLRIVGSAYSYLQEWLPNVGQAVVRTGGADFIGLGRMVLSYPEMPLDVLRGQALKRKSICRTFSDCTTGPRNGLVSGCFPLDPFYTAHPDHARLKAAKAGA, from the coding sequence ATGAGTCACAGCTACCCTCGCATCGCCGCCCTCAAGACCGCCGCACAGTTCGAGGCGCACGTCACCGCAATCGGCGCCACGCTGCCCTTCGATGTGCAGGTGCAGCCGGCGCCCGACTCGCCGCTCGCCGCGGCGATCGAGACGTCCGCGGGACGCGCCGGCAACCGCTTCAGCATCCTGCCGATGGAAGGGTGGGACGGCACGACCGACGGCAGGCCCACCGACCTGACGCGGCGTCGGTGGCAGCGGTTCGGCGAGAGCGGCGCGAAGTTGATCTGGGGCGGCGAGGCATTCGCCGTCCGCCACGATGGACGCGCCAATCCGAACCAGTTGTGCCTCGGCCCGACCTCGGAAGCCGACCTCGTGCAATTGCGCGAGGACCTGTTCCGCGGACACCGCGGCGCCGGTCTCGAGACCGGCGATCTCGTCGTCGGCCTGCAGTTGACGCATTCCGGCCGCTATGCACGCCCCGATCCCGACAAGCAGCCCAGGCCGCTCGCGGCCTACCCGCACCCGGTGCTGGATCGTCGTGTAAGTCCGGACCGACCTGTCCCGCTGTTGTCCGACGACGACCTCGACGACCTGTCGGCCCGGCTCGTGCAGGCAGCGGCGCTGGCGCAGCGCGCCGGGTTCACCTTCGTCGACATCAAGCATTGCCACGGCTACCTGGGGCACGAGTTGCTCTCGGCGCGGACACGCGAGGGCCGCTTCGGTGGTGACTTCGTCGGACGCACGCGCCTCTTGCGCCAGACCGTCGAGGGCATCCGGCGCGACGCCCCGGGACTGGCGATCGGCGTGCGTCTCTCCGCATTCGACACGACGCCGTTCCGCAAGGGAGAGGACGAGGTCGGCGAACCCGAGGCCGTGCAGGCCGACTACGCGTACGCGTTCGGGCGTTGGGATGGCACCGCTGCGCTGCCGGACCTGTCGGACACACGCGCGTTCCTCACGCTCCTGACCGAACTGGGCGTCGACCTGGTGTGCCTCAGCGCAGGCAGCCCGTACTACAACCCGCACATCCAGCGCCCGGCGACGTTTCCGCCGTCGGACGGCTACCTGCCACCCGAGGATCCTCTGATGAGCGTGGCGCGGCAGATCGCCGTCACCGCCGCGCTCAAGCAGGACTTCCCTACCCTGCGTATCGTCGGATCGGCTTACAGCTACCTGCAGGAGTGGCTGCCCAACGTCGGCCAGGCGGTCGTGCGTACCGGTGGCGCCGACTTCATCGGCCTCGGGCGGATGGTGCTCTCGTATCCCGAGATGCCGCTCGATGTGCTGCGCGGCCAGGCGCTCAAGCGCAAGTCGATCTGCAGGACGTTCAGCGACTGCACGACCGGCCCGCGTAATGGTCTGGTGTCCGGATGCTTCCCGCTCGATCCGTTCTACACGGCCCACCCGGATCACGCGCGCCTCAAGGCCGCGAAGGCAGGGGCATGA
- a CDS encoding MFS transporter, whose translation MSTPITAASATDEYAAAAEAPRNGQVTAAMTAFAALFAAVGIGLYGLTFFYDFFVKDYGWTRQQVTSGNAYSKLIIGPLFGYLAGWMIDRYGPRRLLLVGILMAGGAMIGLGHVSTLAGFYLCYIFNALGYVFGGPLPVQVLLSRWFTTARGKAMGFAYLGIGIGGTVVPGLAYWLTITFGWQRAMQALGMLMIAVAWPLAWLVKDAPPAFAAEQAARPAAPPLGEVLRSSSFYLLLVGSMCSIGAVGGTMQNLKLYLSLDQQYGQGEVARILSLVLAGSILGRLLMGWLADRWARKHVMLLIYVIVVAAIPLLLLAHSWTMLHVFALLFGIGLGGDYMIIPLMAADLFGVQRLGRVMGFVLTADGLAEALSPMFVAGLRDRMGTYRPGFLLLMVLAAIGALAVSLLPRKRPA comes from the coding sequence ATGAGCACGCCGATCACTGCCGCGTCGGCCACGGACGAATACGCTGCCGCCGCCGAGGCGCCGCGCAACGGCCAGGTCACGGCGGCGATGACCGCCTTCGCGGCGCTCTTCGCCGCGGTCGGCATCGGGCTGTACGGGCTGACGTTCTTCTACGACTTCTTCGTCAAGGACTATGGCTGGACTCGCCAGCAGGTCACGTCGGGCAATGCCTACAGCAAGCTGATCATCGGCCCGTTGTTCGGCTACCTGGCCGGCTGGATGATCGATCGCTACGGCCCGCGGCGGCTGCTGCTCGTGGGCATCCTCATGGCCGGCGGCGCGATGATTGGCCTCGGCCATGTCTCGACGCTGGCGGGCTTCTATCTCTGTTACATCTTCAACGCGCTCGGCTACGTCTTCGGCGGGCCGTTGCCGGTGCAGGTCCTGCTCTCGCGGTGGTTCACCACGGCACGCGGCAAGGCGATGGGCTTTGCCTATCTCGGCATCGGCATCGGCGGCACCGTCGTGCCCGGGCTCGCCTACTGGCTCACGATCACGTTCGGCTGGCAGCGTGCCATGCAGGCGCTCGGGATGCTGATGATCGCCGTCGCCTGGCCGCTCGCATGGCTGGTGAAGGACGCGCCGCCGGCCTTCGCCGCCGAGCAGGCGGCACGCCCCGCTGCGCCGCCACTCGGCGAAGTGCTCCGCTCATCGTCGTTCTACCTGCTGCTGGTCGGCAGCATGTGTTCGATTGGCGCCGTCGGCGGCACGATGCAGAACCTGAAGCTGTACCTGAGCCTGGACCAGCAGTACGGGCAGGGCGAGGTCGCACGCATCCTGTCGCTGGTGCTCGCCGGCAGTATCCTGGGACGCCTGCTCATGGGGTGGCTCGCCGATCGGTGGGCACGCAAGCACGTGATGCTGCTCATCTACGTGATCGTGGTCGCGGCGATCCCGCTGCTGCTGCTCGCGCATTCGTGGACGATGCTGCACGTCTTCGCGCTGCTGTTCGGGATCGGTCTCGGTGGCGACTACATGATCATCCCGCTGATGGCGGCCGACCTGTTCGGCGTGCAGCGGCTCGGGCGGGTGATGGGGTTCGTGCTCACGGCCGACGGCCTGGCCGAGGCGCTGTCGCCGATGTTCGTCGCCGGACTGCGCGACCGCATGGGCACCTACCGGCCCGGCTTCCTGTTGCTCATGGTCCTGGCCGCGATCGGCGCCCTCGCGGTATCGCTGCTGCCACGAAAGCGGCCGGCGTGA
- a CDS encoding Gfo/Idh/MocA family protein has translation MDRRDFIRSTVIAGAGLGAASADALASAASQVAVAPSDRLRLGFIGTGARGQQLIDACRALPGLDVVSICDAYTGRAERARARSGGTAAILPDYRAVLDDRNVEAVFIATPDHWHKTMAVAALDAGKDVYLEKPMTYTAAEGLDVIAAVDRSRRVLQVGSQGPSTAQQRSAREIVKSGRLGQITLVRAAFNRNTPSGAWLYPIPPDASERTVDWAQFLGPAPKRPFSLERFFRWRCYWDYSGGLATDLFVHLATTIHYVLDVQGPSQVVAAGATHRWKDTHEVPDTIDAILTYPQGFTVTLGCTLNSTGGDEGVHIHGTRGTLHLVGNELRFSAEPAGDDNRWVVRSWPEALERGYYADPKVQAIETPSSHLQAATPAGERWAVSGENEDVAHVRTFVEAVRSRSSPVEDARFGHRAASCAHMINRSIREGRIVKWDPDRNTVATA, from the coding sequence ATGGACCGCCGTGACTTCATCCGATCGACAGTGATTGCCGGCGCCGGTCTCGGCGCAGCCAGCGCTGACGCGCTGGCCTCGGCCGCCAGCCAGGTTGCGGTGGCGCCGTCCGATCGCCTGCGGCTTGGGTTCATCGGCACTGGCGCACGCGGCCAGCAGTTGATCGACGCCTGCCGTGCCCTTCCGGGGCTAGACGTCGTGTCGATCTGCGACGCGTACACAGGGCGCGCGGAGCGAGCCAGGGCGCGCAGCGGTGGCACTGCGGCGATCCTTCCGGACTACCGCGCCGTGCTCGACGACCGCAACGTCGAGGCCGTCTTCATCGCCACTCCCGATCATTGGCACAAGACCATGGCGGTTGCAGCGCTCGATGCTGGCAAGGACGTGTACCTCGAGAAGCCGATGACGTACACGGCGGCGGAGGGCCTGGACGTCATCGCCGCCGTCGATCGATCCCGGCGGGTGTTGCAGGTGGGCAGCCAGGGACCGAGCACTGCGCAGCAACGGAGCGCGCGGGAGATCGTCAAGAGCGGGCGCCTCGGGCAGATCACACTGGTGCGAGCGGCGTTCAACCGGAACACGCCGAGTGGCGCGTGGCTGTACCCGATCCCGCCGGACGCCAGCGAGCGCACCGTCGACTGGGCACAGTTCCTCGGGCCCGCGCCGAAGCGACCCTTCAGCCTGGAGCGTTTCTTCCGGTGGCGCTGCTACTGGGATTATTCGGGCGGCCTGGCCACCGACCTGTTCGTGCACCTGGCGACCACCATCCACTACGTGCTCGACGTGCAGGGCCCGTCCCAGGTCGTCGCGGCTGGCGCCACGCACCGCTGGAAGGACACGCACGAGGTGCCCGACACGATCGACGCGATTCTCACGTATCCGCAGGGATTCACGGTGACGCTGGGGTGCACCCTCAACAGCACTGGCGGCGACGAGGGCGTGCACATCCACGGCACAAGGGGCACGTTGCACCTGGTCGGGAACGAATTGCGCTTCAGCGCCGAGCCGGCCGGCGACGACAACCGATGGGTGGTCCGCTCATGGCCCGAGGCGCTCGAACGCGGGTACTACGCGGACCCGAAGGTGCAGGCCATCGAGACGCCGTCGTCGCACCTCCAGGCCGCCACGCCTGCCGGCGAGCGCTGGGCCGTCAGCGGCGAGAACGAGGACGTGGCCCACGTGCGCACGTTCGTCGAGGCCGTGCGCTCACGATCGTCACCAGTCGAAGACGCGCGCTTCGGACATCGCGCCGCTTCCTGCGCGCACATGATCAATCGGTCGATTCGCGAGGGACGCATCGTGAAGTGGGACCCGGACCGGAATACCGTCGCCACGGCATAG